AAGCTCAGATACACTAAGCAAGGCCTTTCCAACCCTGTACTTTGGATTCTCAGAAGTGTAAGCCCTTGTGACCGGTTGTTTTATCCGCTCCACCTTTTTCTTACCCTCTGAGATCTCCCGCTTCGTCGCCATCGGcctactctgcttcttcctcacaggattagccttgcttggcttcttgggagcggtagctggctctgtcggaacaggtggaggggggGTAACCTGAGGCTGAGTAGGGACAGGAGGATGCGGTTCCGATAACGATTCCCGTGTATCCGGCAGCTGTGGGCATGGCTCAGAAAACGTCGGTGGCACTGCAGCACTCTGTGGCTGAGGTTGACTGGTCGGTACTgaatctgcatctgctggatcaatatgaataccagctctccgccactgaacccttctcgcaactgcatcccgcaaagtggtggtcatgtcatctggtggcacctccagcttgatattcttagcaaactcatgcacgtagtcaatcttgaccacagcacaatcagccctgacctgcaacaacatcaacaacaacaacaaagcctttaaatctcaagcaagttgtacataccaaaagaaaaaaaacaaaaagaaataggagaaaagaaaagagaggcaaagaccaatgcactgacctggacaccttcaagctgggaCATACCGGGATACACAAGCCCGTTCCCGACCTCCATGAAAGATGAATCTCCGACCAGCTGCACGAGAAGACTGCATCGGGTCGGACGAGCCAAGCCATCTATCGTATCCGGCTCCACTGATGTAGGCACAATTGCCCTCTCTGTCCCTCTActctgagaagcacccgctgcagtacaagcgaagctgtcccttctctcttcactcATCGTACTCCCCGGCATATCAGGGAATGACAATCCCTGAGACTCGAAGATGGTCTTCAGCTCTCCAAACATCTCCATCTTCACCTGCGTTTTGATCTCATCTAtgtcaacctttgatgaggagtctcgagtccgcttccggtatctgcctttgtgttcagggaacccctccttccaggtcaactgactggaaacaccacggacacggccccgttgctcacgggttcccaaagccctggtgagcgcatcaaactccctcactccttcatttgaaccttggctgctctccatcaaagccctttgagcaacttcctcagcgctcgtgctgtagaaattgatattgccatcctccgtgagctttgacctagcacgcataaatggtgccagccgtccctcaaacgattcatagggattctcaatgcccctcgctgccagcatctcatcctcctgctcccacttgcgttgctttccagcatatcccgctgagccaaggtggtggtcaagctcgttccgcgctcggagaccccgaaaatactcacttgactgttggaactcgggagtattccacttttcaacaagctcgtcccaggcttctttggtcaagtccgcatacttgtcaaaagggttctctttcttcttccaacactttaaaagcctgcacgacaaaacaataaatctgcataagtgacagtagataatgaaaaaatattagtaaatgacaatagtaagtgacaacactttacttgttcttgtagctcctccaggctttagagatgatcttcatagcatgcttcgtagccttatcgtgcaactctatcggatattcaacatagggttgaatattgttttcgaagattctctttttgtcgtcccaagacaagtcatcgaaatgttccaaggtgagtggcaccctTTGCCGGGCAGTGAGGCCACAAACCCGTGCTAATCTCACCAAGACTGACGATTCTTCGGGTGCTGCCTCAGAATTGAGCCGGCCACAACTTTTCACATCTGATGGCCACTTTGTCTgtgaccttttctttctgccAGCACCAGATGTGCTAGCTCCTGACTGTGACCGTGCCGGCCGTCCTGATGATGCTCTGTCATCTGTAGGTTGCTGCACACTGTCCTCACCGTCTGCAGCttgctgcacactgtccggaccactggacatcgtgctacatgagaaagaaaaaaaaaacagatacaaccatagagtaaacgctccgaatcagatacaaccatagagtaaccgcatgaatcccatacctaggcctagacatgcttaatgctttagtgatacatattctcgcaaagtaatctccattttttgaaatatatgactcaatctttggtcattaaccgctctttttttttatttggcTAGGTTGGTCTCTTTTTGCTCTTGATAATTTGATTTCAATTCTGTGTAGCAAAACATACTatgggggtgtttggatccaccccaaatggcaaaagggcaaatggtaaaattttttgctcctgtcacatcagatgtttggacgctaattagaagtattaaatatagtttaattaaaaaactaattacatagatgaggactaaatgacgagacgaatctattaagtctaattaatccataattagcaaaattacggtagcatttgctcttttgcactttggggtgtttggatctacaagtgcaaaaaaagtgcaacagagcaaaagttttgcactttctctttctctttcccattcatccaaacaggccctatgTGTGTCCATGGAAGATGTTTCTTGCCCTGGTACATCCATATGTAGGGTATGAACAGTGACTAATTAGAAAGGGGGAAAGCTCACCTACGGCGGCAGTGGACGACGCTACGGTGgcttggggcggcgccgcggggccggggacgacggcgcgacggctcggggaaggctcgacggcggcggcactcgcggggacgggagctcgggcccggggggcgccgatagcgcggagcggcgctgcggggccggggacgacggccgcgagggagTGACGGTCTGGCTcaacgacgacgggcggcgcgagacgacggcgcggcggcggggagcagagaACGGTTGTATCTGATTTGAAAATTTGACCTAAGTCCCAGAAGGCCGAGCGTCGCGTTCTAACCGGAGAATGCGCGACGCGCGCTACCCACGGCACGTcgcgcattggtgtgggaatgggccccgagggctcacccgttcaatctgttcgtggtcaaatgcgagacgcgcgttacctacggcgcgtcgcgcatgatgatatgcgcgacgagccgtaggtagagcgcgtctcgcatttgaggcccccgagatggttgcctgatcaggcgcgcgttgggaggggattttgtcccacctcgccaacgcaaggcgagtgcgtccagcttataa
The Panicum hallii strain FIL2 chromosome 6, PHallii_v3.1, whole genome shotgun sequence genome window above contains:
- the LOC112898296 gene encoding uncharacterized protein LOC112898296 — its product is MEMFGELKTIFESQGLSFPDMPGSTMSEERRDSFACTAAGASQSRGTERAIVPTSVEPDTIDGLARPTRCSLLVQLVGDSSFMEVGNGLVYPGMSQLEGVQVRADCAVVKIDYVHEFAKNIKLEVPPDDMTTTLRDAVARRVQWRRAGIHIDPADADSVPTSQPQPQSAAVPPTFSEPCPQLPDTRESLSEPHPPVPTQPQVTPPPPVPTEPATAPKKPSKANPVRKKQSRPMATKREISEGKKKVERIKQPVTRAYTSENPKYRVGKALLSVSELRAAGPYCMDLHKYYMQNVNQAEEIMVSYEERHFLQLEGNSNIFIAHATRDKASNRKEVWVH